A genomic segment from Thermostichus lividus PCC 6715 encodes:
- the tatC gene encoding twin-arginine translocase subunit TatC: MPSPNTDSPSAKFSELTPAEGNLDDRDLDTEQDPDLELPNEVEMSLWDHLEELRQRLFVVLGTVAVTTIFCFTQVRWIIQFLEKPAKGAQFLQLSPGEYFFVSCKAAAYSGVLLATPMILYQGIRFVLPGLTRREQRLLAPVVFGSSILFVAGLAFAYTLLAPAALGFFISYGADVVEQIWSIDRYVDFILLLLFATGLAFQVPILQLVLISLGIVSTAQMLSQWRYVVIIAVAVAAVLTPSIDPVTQGLLAGALMALYFTGIGLARLVGVGDRPAEDG; this comes from the coding sequence ATGCCATCGCCCAACACCGATAGCCCTTCCGCTAAATTTTCAGAGCTGACGCCTGCTGAAGGTAACCTTGATGATAGGGATCTAGATACCGAGCAGGATCCTGATCTGGAGCTTCCTAACGAGGTGGAAATGTCCCTTTGGGATCACCTTGAGGAGCTACGGCAACGGCTGTTTGTGGTCTTGGGCACCGTCGCCGTGACGACTATATTCTGCTTTACCCAGGTACGCTGGATCATTCAGTTCCTCGAAAAACCCGCTAAAGGGGCACAGTTTTTGCAACTTAGCCCAGGGGAGTACTTTTTTGTCTCCTGTAAGGCTGCTGCCTACAGTGGGGTGCTATTGGCTACGCCGATGATTCTGTACCAAGGGATTCGCTTTGTTTTACCGGGGCTGACCCGCCGCGAGCAGCGGTTACTCGCCCCCGTTGTCTTTGGCTCCTCGATTCTTTTTGTGGCGGGCTTAGCCTTTGCCTATACGCTGCTTGCTCCTGCGGCCTTAGGATTTTTCATCAGCTATGGTGCGGATGTGGTCGAGCAAATCTGGTCGATTGATCGCTATGTAGATTTTATTTTGCTGCTCCTGTTTGCCACCGGTTTAGCATTTCAGGTGCCTATCTTACAGTTAGTGCTTATTTCTTTGGGGATTGTCTCCACTGCCCAGATGCTGAGCCAGTGGCGCTATGTGGTGATTATTGCGGTTGCCGTGGCTGCGGTCTTAACTCCCTCGATTGATCCAGTGACCCAAGGGTTATTGGCGGGGGCACTGATGGCGCTTTACTTTACAGGGATAGGCTTGGCTAGGCTAGTGGGTGTGGGCGATCGCCCCGCTGAAGACGGATGA
- a CDS encoding creatininase family protein, translated as MALLHLSTWPEVADYLTESRGLIVPIGSTEQHGPIGLIGTDAICAEVIAKGVGDATGALVAPTINVGMALHHTAFPGTISLRPSTLLLVLRDYLVSLARSGFQRFFFINGHGGNIATVKAAFAETYAALTELQIPGADQVRCELANWFMCPSVTQLARELYGDREGSHATPSEVAVTQFVYPEAIKQGVLSAEVNRDHAIYGAVDFRCRYPDGRMGSDPSLATPEHGQQFYQRAVNDLSQRYRQFLSAE; from the coding sequence ATGGCCTTATTACACTTGAGTACGTGGCCTGAGGTGGCCGACTACCTCACTGAATCTCGCGGTTTGATTGTGCCCATTGGTTCAACGGAGCAGCATGGCCCCATCGGCTTAATTGGCACCGATGCCATCTGTGCCGAGGTCATTGCTAAAGGGGTGGGGGATGCCACCGGTGCGTTGGTCGCACCTACTATCAATGTGGGGATGGCGTTGCACCACACGGCGTTTCCCGGAACTATTAGCCTGCGCCCCAGTACCCTGCTCCTTGTCCTGCGTGACTATCTGGTGAGTTTGGCACGCTCAGGGTTTCAACGCTTTTTCTTTATCAATGGCCATGGCGGCAATATTGCCACCGTTAAAGCCGCCTTTGCCGAAACCTATGCCGCTCTTACCGAACTACAGATTCCGGGGGCAGATCAGGTGCGCTGTGAACTAGCAAACTGGTTTATGTGCCCTTCGGTAACCCAACTGGCGCGTGAACTCTATGGCGATCGCGAAGGCTCCCATGCAACCCCCAGCGAAGTGGCCGTCACCCAATTTGTCTATCCAGAGGCCATTAAGCAAGGTGTACTGAGTGCCGAGGTCAACAGGGATCATGCCATCTATGGTGCTGTGGATTTTCGCTGTCGCTATCCCGATGGTCGGATGGGTTCAGACCCCAGCTTGGCGACCCCAGAGCACGGCCAACAGTTTTATCAGCGCGCCGTCAACGATTTGAGCCAGCGCTATCGTCAATTTCTTAGTGCCGAGTGA
- a CDS encoding alpha/beta fold hydrolase gives MTADIANEPLAPQIWHWQGYPIVYRHQGTTGTPLLLIHGFGASSLHWRKNIPVLAAAHRVYAIDLLGFGGSAKPAPHMVSYTFETWATLVLDFCHEVIGAPTVLIGNSIGCVVALQAAVFAPEWVRQLILLNCSLRQLNERKRQQLPWYRQWGTTLLQRILGNRAIGTYFFHQIAQPRAVRRILHQAYGDTTAVTEELVDILLGPAQDQGAADVFLAFVRYSQGPVPEDLLPLVTCPTYFLWGAADPWEAIAEGQQLAAFRCVREFVPLAGVGHCPQDEAPAMVNAYLQQWLATPS, from the coding sequence ATGACGGCTGATATTGCCAATGAACCCCTCGCACCCCAGATTTGGCACTGGCAGGGCTATCCAATTGTCTATCGCCACCAAGGAACCACGGGCACGCCCCTACTGCTGATTCATGGGTTTGGTGCCTCGAGCTTGCACTGGCGCAAAAATATACCTGTCCTTGCCGCTGCGCATCGGGTATATGCCATTGATCTGTTGGGGTTTGGGGGATCGGCTAAGCCTGCGCCACACATGGTTAGCTATACCTTTGAGACGTGGGCAACCCTTGTGCTGGACTTTTGCCATGAGGTGATTGGCGCCCCAACGGTGCTGATTGGTAACTCCATTGGCTGTGTTGTTGCTCTCCAGGCAGCGGTTTTCGCGCCGGAGTGGGTCAGGCAACTGATCTTACTCAACTGCTCCCTGCGGCAACTGAATGAGCGCAAGCGGCAGCAGCTCCCGTGGTATCGCCAGTGGGGTACCACTTTGCTACAACGGATTCTTGGCAATCGGGCGATCGGAACCTACTTTTTCCACCAAATTGCCCAGCCCCGCGCCGTGCGCCGCATCCTTCACCAAGCCTACGGGGATACAACAGCGGTGACCGAGGAACTGGTGGATATATTGCTCGGCCCTGCTCAAGATCAGGGAGCGGCAGATGTTTTTTTGGCGTTTGTGCGCTATTCCCAAGGCCCAGTGCCCGAAGACCTCCTTCCTTTGGTGACCTGTCCTACTTACTTTCTGTGGGGGGCGGCGGATCCGTGGGAAGCGATCGCCGAAGGGCAGCAGTTGGCAGCCTTTCGCTGTGTACGTGAGTTTGTGCCCCTAGCAGGGGTAGGGCATTGCCCGCAGGATGAGGCACCGGCGATGGTAAATGCCTATCTTCAGCAGTGGCTGGCAACGCCCAGTTAA